A window from Burkholderiales bacterium encodes these proteins:
- a CDS encoding serine/threonine protein kinase, producing MSLPPTSPPSAPDPEEITRAERPAPAVGKDRRPSLAALLFATPLRRNLVVAFTVVVIGGLGGWTYQGVRGSLQEIRASELTTVLDAEVKGLEIWIEEKRREAERWAQDPRVREAVVELARLSRDPATASSRLWESPARARLFEILSPVIRDSGSVSAQVIDRSGVIIATRFREYAGARLSGTALDHLEPVFQGKTRFVRPLREEQRLNAPPLPLFRRPVLWIEAPVRNERGEVIAALGFARFADEEFAQILKVTHPGKTLEVYAFDESGLMLSESRFDEALKRAGLLPQSPDARSALAVQVRDPGGELATGYVPELEPNAWPLTRLAALAVASRFKSDPQEQRGVLVEPYRNYRGVLVIGAWKWLPEYDMGVAVEVSAREAFAPLAYLNVMFGTLFGLFVLSLLAALGSSLLVARLKRQVGEARQLGPYKLEREIGEGGMSRVYLATHALLKRPTAVKILKPAVATDEMIARFEREVRLASQLSHPNTIEIYDYGRSPDGVFFYAMEYLNGITLDVLVARDGAVPVPRVIHILRQLCGSLREAHGKGLVHRDVKPQNIMLCERGGELDVVKVLDFGLVKDLDKPDPRDLTRTLRILGTPLYMAPERIRNPGQADSRSDIYSVGAVAFYLLTGRRLYEAETDMDLTHQVLSAPPPRPSERGAQEIPQELDDLVVRCLDKDPAARPQRMEELLVVLYVLSAWHPWTQTAAAEWWQRLRASGERALSSAPQPSAA from the coding sequence ATGAGCCTTCCCCCCACTTCTCCCCCCTCCGCCCCCGATCCCGAGGAGATCACCCGGGCCGAGCGGCCGGCGCCCGCGGTGGGCAAGGACCGGCGCCCGTCCCTCGCGGCCCTGCTCTTCGCGACCCCCCTGCGCCGCAACCTGGTGGTGGCCTTCACCGTCGTTGTGATCGGGGGGCTGGGTGGCTGGACCTACCAGGGCGTGCGCGGCTCCCTGCAGGAGATCCGCGCTTCCGAGCTCACCACGGTGCTCGACGCGGAAGTCAAAGGGCTGGAGATCTGGATAGAGGAAAAGAGGCGGGAAGCGGAGCGCTGGGCCCAGGACCCCCGGGTCCGGGAGGCCGTGGTGGAGCTTGCCCGCCTGAGCCGGGACCCGGCAACGGCGTCAAGCCGCCTGTGGGAGTCGCCGGCCCGGGCGCGGTTGTTCGAAATCCTGTCCCCCGTCATCCGGGACTCGGGCAGCGTCAGCGCCCAGGTGATCGACCGGAGCGGGGTGATCATCGCCACCCGGTTTCGCGAGTACGCGGGCGCCCGCTTGTCAGGCACGGCCCTCGACCACCTGGAACCGGTGTTCCAGGGAAAGACCCGCTTCGTGCGCCCGCTGCGGGAGGAGCAGCGCCTGAACGCTCCGCCCCTGCCCCTGTTCCGGCGCCCGGTGCTGTGGATCGAGGCCCCGGTGCGCAACGAGCGGGGCGAAGTGATCGCCGCCCTGGGCTTCGCCCGGTTCGCCGACGAAGAGTTCGCCCAGATCCTCAAGGTGACGCATCCCGGGAAAACGCTGGAGGTGTACGCTTTCGACGAAAGCGGTCTGATGCTCTCCGAAAGCCGCTTCGACGAAGCCCTCAAGCGCGCGGGCCTTCTGCCTCAATCTCCCGACGCCCGCTCGGCGCTCGCCGTGCAGGTGCGCGACCCCGGGGGCGAACTGGCCACCGGGTACGTGCCCGAGCTGGAGCCGAACGCCTGGCCCCTCACCCGGCTGGCGGCGCTGGCCGTGGCGAGCCGCTTTAAATCCGACCCCCAGGAGCAGCGGGGCGTCCTGGTGGAGCCGTATCGCAACTATCGCGGCGTCCTGGTGATCGGCGCGTGGAAGTGGCTGCCGGAGTACGACATGGGGGTGGCGGTGGAGGTGAGCGCCCGGGAGGCCTTCGCCCCCCTCGCCTATCTCAACGTCATGTTCGGCACCCTGTTCGGGCTGTTCGTCCTGTCCCTGCTGGCGGCCCTCGGCTCGTCCCTGCTGGTGGCCCGGCTCAAGCGCCAGGTGGGCGAAGCGCGCCAGCTCGGGCCGTACAAGCTGGAGCGAGAGATCGGCGAAGGCGGCATGAGCCGGGTCTATCTCGCCACCCATGCGCTCCTCAAGCGGCCCACGGCGGTGAAGATCCTGAAGCCCGCGGTGGCCACCGACGAGATGATTGCCCGCTTCGAGCGGGAGGTGCGCCTCGCGAGCCAGCTCTCCCACCCCAACACCATCGAGATCTACGACTACGGCCGCTCGCCCGACGGGGTCTTTTTCTACGCCATGGAGTACCTGAACGGCATCACCCTGGACGTCCTGGTGGCGCGCGACGGGGCGGTGCCCGTTCCCCGGGTGATCCACATCCTGCGGCAGTTGTGCGGGTCGCTACGGGAAGCCCACGGGAAAGGCCTGGTGCACCGGGATGTCAAGCCCCAGAACATCATGCTGTGCGAGCGAGGCGGGGAGCTGGACGTGGTAAAGGTCCTGGACTTCGGGCTAGTGAAGGACCTGGACAAGCCCGACCCCCGGGACCTCACCCGCACCTTGCGCATCCTGGGCACGCCCTTGTACATGGCGCCGGAGCGCATCCGCAACCCGGGGCAGGCCGACTCCCGCTCCGACATCTATTCCGTGGGCGCAGTGGCCTTCTATCTTCTCACCGGGCGGCGGCTGTACGAGGCGGAAACCGACATGGACCTGACCCACCAGGTGCTGAGCGCCCCGCCCCCGCGGCCTTCCGAGCGCGGCGCCCAGGAGATTCCCCAGGAGCTGGACGACCTGGTGGTGCGCTGCCTGGACAAGGACCCCGCCGCCCGTCCCCAGCGCATGGAGGAGCTGCTCGTGGTGCTCTATGTGCTCTCCGCCTGGCACCCCTGGACCCAGACCGCCGCCGCCGAGTGGTGGCAGCGGCTGCGGGCGAGCGGGGAACGCGCCCTTTCCTCGGCGCCCCAGCCGTCGGCCGCATAA
- a CDS encoding SAM-dependent methyltransferase, with protein MEHAHTLFEPSAWVKRWGRLIPAGGAVLDVAAGSGRHARYLAGLGYRVEAVDRDAEALQALAGVPGITVRVADLEGGPWPYAGRRFDGIVVTHYLHRPLFPCLLEALGERGVLIYETFAAGNERYGRPSNPDFLLRPGELLAVFGAALQVVAFESGRVSVPKPAVLQRLCAVRFSEPVDLEPALPAD; from the coding sequence ATGGAACACGCCCACACCCTTTTCGAACCCTCCGCCTGGGTGAAGCGCTGGGGCCGGCTGATTCCCGCCGGCGGCGCCGTTCTGGACGTGGCGGCGGGCTCCGGCAGGCACGCCCGTTATCTCGCGGGGCTGGGGTACCGGGTAGAAGCGGTGGACCGAGACGCCGAGGCCTTGCAGGCTTTGGCGGGGGTGCCCGGGATCACGGTGCGGGTGGCCGACCTGGAGGGCGGGCCCTGGCCCTATGCCGGGCGGCGCTTCGACGGGATCGTGGTCACCCACTACCTCCACCGGCCCTTGTTCCCCTGCTTGCTCGAGGCCCTCGGGGAACGGGGCGTCCTCATCTACGAGACCTTCGCGGCGGGCAACGAGCGCTACGGCCGCCCCAGCAACCCGGACTTCCTGCTGCGGCCGGGGGAGCTGCTCGCGGTCTTCGGCGCCGCGCTCCAGGTGGTGGCCTTTGAGAGCGGGCGGGTCAGCGTTCCGAAACCCGCGGTCCTCCAGCGCCTGTGCGCGGTGCGCTTCTCCGAGCCGGTGGACCTGGAACCGGCACTGCCGGCGGATTGA
- the dapA gene encoding 4-hydroxy-tetrahydrodipicolinate synthase — MIKGSLVAIVTPMHDDGSLDLERYRALIDWHIEQGTDGIVVVGTTGESPTVDFDEHRTLIRVAVEHAAGRIPIVAGTGANATREAIELAAYAREAGADASLSVVPYYNKPTQEGLYRHFKAIAEAVDMPHILYNVPGRTVADISNDTVLRLAELPNIVGIKDATGNLERGADLLRRVPKDFAVYSGDDATALALLLLGGHGVISVTANVAPRLMHEMCAAAFEGNLSRAREINNRLMGLHKDLFIEANPIPVKWAVAQLGLINEGIRLPLTPLASQYHGRVREAMRQAGVLG, encoded by the coding sequence ATGATCAAGGGCAGTCTCGTCGCCATCGTCACCCCCATGCACGACGATGGCAGCCTGGACCTGGAGCGCTACCGCGCGCTGATCGACTGGCACATCGAGCAAGGCACCGACGGCATCGTGGTGGTGGGCACCACGGGGGAATCGCCCACGGTGGATTTCGACGAGCACCGCACCCTGATCCGGGTGGCGGTGGAGCACGCGGCGGGACGCATTCCCATCGTCGCCGGCACGGGGGCCAACGCCACGCGGGAGGCCATCGAGCTGGCGGCCTACGCCCGGGAAGCCGGCGCCGACGCGAGCCTGTCGGTGGTGCCCTATTACAACAAGCCCACCCAGGAGGGGCTGTACCGGCATTTCAAGGCCATCGCCGAAGCGGTGGACATGCCCCATATCCTCTACAACGTGCCCGGCCGGACGGTGGCCGACATCTCCAACGACACGGTGCTGCGCCTGGCCGAGCTTCCCAACATCGTGGGCATCAAGGACGCCACCGGGAACCTGGAGCGGGGTGCCGACCTGCTGCGGCGCGTGCCGAAGGATTTCGCGGTCTACAGCGGTGACGACGCCACCGCCCTCGCGCTCCTGCTGCTGGGCGGCCATGGGGTCATTTCCGTTACCGCCAACGTGGCGCCCCGGCTCATGCACGAGATGTGCGCTGCCGCCTTTGAGGGGAACTTGAGCCGCGCCCGGGAGATCAACAATCGATTGATGGGATTGCACAAGGATCTGTTCATCGAAGCGAACCCGATTCCGGTGAAGTGGGCCGTCGCCCAGTTGGGGCTCATCAACGAGGGCATCCGGCTCCCCTTGACACCCCTCGCCTCCCAGTATCACGGGCGGGTGCGGGAGGCCATGCGTCAGGCGGGGGTGCTGGGGTGA
- a CDS encoding lipoprotein produces MSRRSGGPRALVRGIGAFLLALVVAGCSGGLLRKEIDYKSSSKLPPLEIPPDLTAPSTSDRYTVPDVNAPGPATYSAYSAERAGRPQPSGVSTLLPENAQVRIERAGSERWLVVNQPPEKVWPVVRDFWLELGFIIATEVPEAGVMETDWAENRAKIPQDFIRDTLGKVLDQLWSTGERDKFRTRLEPIKDRTATEVYISHRGMVERLVGNNPNEPQGSVWEPVPPNPDLEAEMLRRLAVRFGVEEERSRQLLAAPSREPQASLMPGAGTLALVDPFDRAWRRVGLALDRVGFTVVDRDRSNGIYYVRYAPLETQPRKEGGLLSRLAFWRSDEGGKPRPEQYRVHLEPTGEGTRVSVLDKEGQPEKSETGKKILSLLYEQLK; encoded by the coding sequence GTGAGCCGAAGGAGTGGAGGGCCGCGCGCCCTGGTTCGGGGGATCGGAGCCTTCCTGCTGGCCCTGGTGGTGGCGGGCTGCTCGGGGGGGCTGCTGCGCAAGGAGATCGATTACAAGTCTTCCAGCAAGCTGCCGCCGCTGGAAATTCCCCCCGACCTGACGGCGCCCAGCACGAGCGATCGCTACACCGTGCCGGACGTGAACGCCCCGGGACCGGCCACCTATTCCGCCTACAGCGCCGAGCGCGCCGGGCGCCCCCAGCCCTCGGGCGTATCCACCCTGCTCCCCGAGAACGCGCAAGTGCGCATCGAGCGGGCGGGCAGCGAGCGCTGGCTGGTGGTGAACCAGCCGCCGGAAAAAGTATGGCCCGTGGTGCGGGACTTCTGGCTGGAGCTGGGCTTCATCATCGCCACCGAGGTCCCGGAGGCCGGGGTGATGGAGACCGACTGGGCGGAGAACCGGGCCAAGATTCCCCAAGACTTCATCCGCGACACCCTGGGCAAGGTGCTGGACCAGTTGTGGTCCACCGGCGAGCGGGACAAGTTCCGCACCCGGCTGGAGCCGATCAAGGATCGCACCGCCACCGAGGTCTACATCAGCCACCGGGGGATGGTGGAGCGGCTGGTGGGCAACAATCCCAACGAGCCCCAGGGCTCCGTGTGGGAGCCGGTGCCGCCCAATCCAGACCTGGAGGCGGAGATGCTGCGGCGGCTGGCGGTGCGCTTCGGTGTGGAAGAGGAGCGCAGCCGGCAACTGCTCGCGGCGCCCAGCCGGGAGCCCCAGGCGAGCCTGATGCCGGGGGCGGGGACGCTGGCCCTGGTGGATCCCTTCGACCGGGCTTGGCGGCGGGTGGGGCTCGCCCTGGACCGGGTAGGATTCACCGTGGTGGACCGGGACCGCTCCAACGGGATCTACTACGTGCGCTACGCCCCCTTGGAGACCCAGCCGAGGAAAGAAGGTGGGCTCCTCTCCCGGCTCGCCTTCTGGCGCAGCGACGAGGGGGGGAAGCCCAGGCCGGAGCAGTATCGCGTTCACCTGGAGCCCACAGGAGAGGGCACCCGGGTGAGCGTGCTCGACAAGGAAGGCCAGCCGGAGAAGTCCGAAACCGGCAAAAAGATCCTGAGCCTGCTGTACGAGCAGCTCAAGTGA
- a CDS encoding MBL fold metallo-hydrolase yields the protein MMRFASLGSGSAGNGLLVEANGTRVLLDCGFPLRETEARLARLKVDPGELDALLVTHEHEDHASGVARLAARHGIPVYLTYGTRRALESALLPATEVHLIDSHTPFAVGDLEIHPFPVPHDAREPVQFVFADGAVRLGVLTDTGCPTPHIRAMLNGCQALVLECNHDPEMLEKGPYPPSLKRRVAGRYGHLANPAAAGLLGSLETGRLQHLVAAHLSQTNNTPELARRALAQALSCEPEWIGAADQDLGFGWREVR from the coding sequence ATGATGCGCTTCGCCTCCCTCGGCAGCGGCAGCGCAGGGAACGGCCTGCTGGTGGAGGCGAACGGGACCCGCGTGCTCCTCGATTGCGGTTTTCCCTTGCGGGAGACCGAGGCCCGGCTGGCTCGGCTGAAGGTGGATCCCGGCGAGCTGGACGCCCTCCTGGTAACCCACGAGCACGAGGACCACGCCAGCGGCGTCGCCCGACTGGCAGCCCGTCACGGCATTCCCGTCTACCTCACCTACGGCACCCGCCGGGCCCTGGAATCGGCCCTGCTCCCCGCCACCGAAGTGCATCTGATCGACAGCCATACGCCCTTCGCCGTGGGAGACTTGGAGATCCATCCGTTCCCCGTGCCCCACGACGCCCGGGAGCCCGTCCAGTTCGTCTTCGCCGACGGGGCGGTGCGCCTGGGGGTGCTGACCGACACCGGCTGCCCCACGCCCCACATCCGGGCAATGCTGAACGGCTGCCAGGCCCTGGTCCTGGAGTGCAACCACGATCCCGAGATGCTGGAGAAGGGACCCTATCCCCCGTCCCTCAAACGGCGGGTGGCCGGTCGCTACGGGCACCTAGCCAACCCGGCGGCCGCCGGGCTCCTTGGGAGCCTGGAAACGGGCCGCTTGCAGCATTTGGTCGCCGCCCATCTCAGCCAGACCAACAACACCCCCGAGCTGGCCCGGCGCGCCCTGGCCCAAGCCCTATCCTGCGAGCCCGAGTGGATCGGCGCGGCGGATCAAGACCTGGGCTTCGGCTGGCGCGAGGTCCGTTGA
- a CDS encoding peroxiredoxin, with amino-acid sequence MVQVGQTAPEFDLPDADMAMVRLSTFRGKKNVVLYFYPKDDTPACTMQAIDFSDLEEEFKRLDAVILGVSRDDCISHGSFRDKHGLSIQLLSDTDGEVCRRYGVLQEKEVEGKRRLIVCRSTFIIDKKGIVRHALYGVNPKGHAHAVLELVKQLGAKAGPHVSRRRS; translated from the coding sequence ATGGTTCAAGTCGGCCAGACCGCGCCGGAATTCGACCTTCCCGATGCCGACATGGCGATGGTGCGGTTGTCGACGTTTCGTGGCAAGAAGAACGTGGTGCTGTACTTCTACCCTAAGGACGACACTCCGGCGTGCACCATGCAGGCGATCGACTTCAGCGACCTGGAGGAGGAATTCAAGCGCTTGGACGCCGTGATTCTAGGGGTGAGCCGGGACGACTGCATCAGCCACGGCTCCTTCCGCGACAAGCACGGACTGTCCATCCAGCTCCTCTCCGACACCGACGGCGAGGTGTGCCGGCGCTACGGCGTGCTCCAGGAAAAAGAGGTGGAGGGCAAGCGTCGGCTGATCGTGTGCCGGTCCACTTTCATCATCGACAAGAAGGGCATCGTGCGCCACGCCCTCTACGGGGTCAACCCGAAGGGCCACGCCCACGCGGTGCTGGAGCTGGTCAAACAGCTCGGTGCCAAAGCCGGTCCCCATGTTTCACGAAGACGCTCCTAG
- a CDS encoding FKBP-type peptidyl-prolyl cis-trans isomerase gives MIVAKNTIVTFTYKLFDAQGNLLEESREPVSYLHGGYHGIFPLVEDALEGKQPGDECSITMEPESAFGEYDASLVRVEDRALFPAEVRVGMQFEGRGEQSGEVHIFTVTEVAENKVVVDGNHPLAGMRLRFDCQVTDVRPATPEELAHGHVHGPHGHH, from the coding sequence ATGATCGTCGCAAAAAACACTATCGTTACCTTCACCTACAAGCTGTTCGACGCGCAGGGCAATCTACTCGAGGAATCCCGGGAGCCGGTCTCCTACCTGCACGGGGGCTACCATGGCATTTTCCCCTTGGTGGAGGATGCCCTGGAGGGCAAGCAGCCCGGGGACGAGTGCTCCATCACCATGGAGCCGGAGAGCGCCTTCGGCGAGTACGACGCCTCCCTGGTGCGGGTGGAGGACCGGGCCCTGTTTCCGGCCGAGGTGAGGGTAGGGATGCAGTTCGAAGGCCGGGGCGAGCAATCGGGGGAGGTGCACATCTTCACCGTGACCGAGGTGGCCGAGAACAAGGTGGTGGTGGACGGCAACCATCCCCTCGCCGGCATGCGGCTGCGTTTCGACTGCCAGGTGACCGACGTGCGGCCGGCCACCCCGGAAGAGCTGGCCCACGGGCACGTCCACGGCCCCCACGGGCATCACTGA
- the mutS gene encoding DNA mismatch repair protein MutS, giving the protein MKLDDLSRHTPVMQQYLRIKAQHADVLLFYRMGDFYELFYEDAEKAARLLDITLTRRGVSAGEPIPMAGVPFQSVDQYLAKLVRLGESVAICEQVGDPEAGRGPVERRVVRIVTPGTLTDAGLLDERAESVLLAATWERRRVGLAWLNLAAGSLRVMEIEPAALASELERIRPAEILLPESLRHPVFEARPIPLKRLPDWQFDHSIAQDLLARHFGTRDLSGFGCDDLPLAVAAAGALVEYARLTQGATLAHLQGVTVERTTDFVRLDAVTRRNLEISETLRGEPAPTLLSVLDTCATSMGSRLLRHWLHHPLRLRSPREQRLQTIAELAGDARETCAALRAELKCMADLERIAARIALGSARPRDLAALRDSLSRLDALDALLVSLQASRLGEIRSALALPKEVLARLKRAVKETPAAFLRDGGVIADGYDAELDELRSLQAHCGEFLLAMEARERARTGIPNLKVEYNKVHGFYIEVTRAQSDKVPEDYRRRQTLKNAERYITPELKRFEEKTLSAQERALARERELYEELLAWLGGYVPRLQGIARAVAELDVFAALAERALALDYRAPEYTEEPVIEIEAGRHPVVERATADFIPNDARLGPGRRLLVITGPNMGGKSTYMRQVALIVLLACCGSFVPAGRAVIGPVDQIFTRIGAADDLAGGRSTFMVEMTEAANILHNATDTSLVLMDEVGRGTSTFDGLALAWAIACHLLTVNRGYTLFATHYFELTRLAALHPEAANVHLDAVEHGNKVVFLHTVNEGPASQSYGLQVAALAGVPARVIAQARKQLHWLETQGLSRSRQGDLFAPAIEAPPAEPEPHPVLDALKALEPDELSPREALEKLYELKRLAKA; this is encoded by the coding sequence ATGAAGCTCGACGACCTCTCCCGCCACACGCCTGTCATGCAGCAGTATCTGCGCATCAAGGCACAGCATGCCGATGTGCTGCTGTTCTACCGCATGGGCGACTTCTACGAGCTGTTCTACGAGGACGCGGAGAAGGCCGCCAGGCTCCTCGACATCACCCTCACCCGGCGGGGGGTGTCCGCCGGCGAGCCGATCCCCATGGCAGGCGTGCCTTTTCAGTCGGTGGATCAGTACCTGGCCAAGCTGGTGCGTCTGGGCGAATCGGTGGCGATTTGCGAGCAGGTGGGCGATCCGGAGGCCGGTCGTGGCCCTGTGGAGCGGCGAGTGGTGCGCATCGTCACCCCCGGAACCCTCACCGACGCGGGCCTGCTGGACGAGCGCGCCGAGAGCGTGCTCCTCGCCGCCACCTGGGAACGCCGGCGCGTGGGCCTCGCCTGGCTCAACCTGGCCGCCGGGAGCCTGCGGGTCATGGAAATCGAGCCCGCCGCCCTCGCCTCCGAGCTGGAGCGGATCCGGCCGGCGGAGATCCTGCTGCCGGAGAGCCTGCGGCACCCGGTCTTCGAAGCCCGCCCGATCCCGCTGAAGCGCCTGCCCGACTGGCAATTCGACCACTCCATCGCCCAGGACCTGCTCGCTCGCCATTTCGGCACCCGCGACCTCTCGGGCTTCGGCTGTGACGACCTGCCCCTCGCCGTCGCCGCCGCCGGCGCCCTAGTGGAGTACGCCCGCCTCACCCAGGGGGCCACCCTCGCCCATCTGCAAGGCGTCACCGTGGAGCGGACGACCGATTTCGTGCGCCTGGACGCCGTGACCAGGCGCAATCTGGAGATCAGCGAGACCTTGCGCGGAGAGCCGGCCCCCACCCTTCTCTCGGTGCTGGACACCTGCGCCACCAGCATGGGAAGCCGCCTGTTGCGCCACTGGCTGCACCATCCCCTGCGCCTGCGCTCCCCGCGGGAACAGCGGCTGCAGACGATCGCCGAGCTGGCTGGGGATGCGCGCGAGACCTGCGCCGCTCTGCGTGCCGAGCTCAAGTGCATGGCCGATCTGGAGCGCATCGCCGCCCGCATCGCCCTGGGAAGCGCGCGCCCCCGGGACCTGGCCGCGCTGCGGGACAGTCTCTCCCGCCTCGATGCCCTCGACGCGCTGCTCGTGTCTCTCCAGGCCTCGCGGCTGGGCGAGATCCGGTCGGCGCTCGCTTTACCCAAAGAAGTGCTGGCCCGGCTCAAGCGCGCTGTCAAGGAGACGCCCGCAGCCTTCCTGCGCGACGGGGGCGTGATCGCCGACGGCTACGATGCGGAACTGGACGAGCTGCGGAGCCTCCAGGCCCATTGCGGCGAATTCCTGCTGGCCATGGAGGCCCGGGAGCGGGCCCGCACCGGGATTCCCAACCTCAAGGTGGAATACAACAAGGTCCACGGCTTCTACATCGAGGTGACCCGGGCCCAGAGCGACAAGGTGCCGGAGGACTACCGCCGGCGCCAGACCCTCAAGAACGCCGAGCGCTACATCACGCCAGAACTCAAGCGCTTCGAAGAAAAGACCCTCTCCGCCCAGGAGCGGGCCCTGGCGCGGGAGCGGGAGCTCTACGAGGAACTGCTCGCCTGGCTCGGCGGGTACGTGCCCCGGCTGCAGGGCATCGCCCGGGCCGTGGCGGAGCTGGACGTCTTCGCCGCTCTGGCGGAGCGGGCCTTGGCCCTGGACTACCGCGCCCCGGAGTACACGGAGGAGCCGGTCATCGAGATCGAGGCAGGGCGCCACCCGGTGGTGGAGCGCGCGACGGCGGACTTCATCCCCAACGACGCCCGGCTAGGTCCCGGGCGCAGGCTTCTGGTGATTACGGGCCCCAACATGGGGGGCAAGTCCACCTACATGCGGCAGGTGGCGCTGATCGTGCTCCTCGCCTGCTGCGGCAGCTTCGTCCCGGCGGGCCGGGCGGTGATCGGGCCGGTGGACCAGATCTTCACCCGGATCGGCGCCGCCGACGACCTGGCCGGCGGCCGCTCCACCTTCATGGTGGAGATGACCGAGGCGGCCAATATCCTGCACAACGCCACGGACACGAGCCTGGTGCTCATGGACGAGGTGGGCCGCGGCACGTCCACCTTCGACGGCCTCGCCCTGGCGTGGGCCATCGCTTGCCATCTCCTCACCGTCAACCGCGGCTATACCTTGTTCGCCACCCACTACTTCGAGCTGACCCGCCTCGCCGCTCTCCACCCGGAGGCCGCCAACGTGCATCTGGACGCGGTAGAGCACGGCAACAAGGTGGTTTTTCTCCACACGGTGAACGAGGGGCCCGCCAGCCAGAGCTACGGGCTGCAGGTGGCGGCCCTCGCTGGCGTTCCGGCGCGGGTGATCGCCCAGGCGCGCAAGCAGCTCCACTGGCTGGAAACCCAGGGATTGAGCCGGTCGCGGCAAGGGGACTTGTTCGCGCCGGCAATCGAAGCGCCGCCGGCCGAACCCGAACCCCACCCGGTCCTGGACGCGCTCAAGGCGCTGGAGCCGGACGAGTTGTCGCCGCGGGAGGCGCTGGAAAAGCTCTACGAACTCAAGCGCCTCGCTAAGGCGTGA
- the suhB gene encoding inositol monophosphatase: MHPMLNTAVKAARRAGNIILRAARDLDLVKVSAKGYNDFVSEVDRAAEEAIIEVLHKAYPDHAILAEESGGHGRSPYQWIVDPLDGTTNFLHGMPQYAVSIALMHKGTPSQAVVYDPVRNDLFTASRGAGAYLNDRRIRVSKHPSLEGALIGTGFPYSRKAHADAYLAMLRDVMAVAAGVRRPGAASLDLAYVAAGWYDGFWELGLSPWDMAAGCLLITEAGGLVGDLTGEPRHMESGHIVAGNPKVFVELLKVIAPHLTEKLKNP, encoded by the coding sequence ATGCATCCCATGCTGAATACCGCCGTCAAGGCGGCGCGGCGCGCCGGCAACATCATTCTGCGCGCCGCCCGGGACCTGGATCTGGTGAAGGTCAGCGCCAAGGGGTACAACGATTTCGTGTCGGAGGTAGACCGCGCGGCCGAAGAAGCCATCATCGAAGTGTTGCACAAGGCCTATCCGGACCATGCCATTCTAGCAGAAGAGAGCGGCGGCCATGGGCGTTCGCCGTACCAGTGGATCGTGGACCCCCTGGACGGCACCACCAACTTCCTCCACGGCATGCCCCAGTATGCGGTGTCCATCGCCCTCATGCACAAAGGGACGCCGAGCCAGGCCGTGGTCTACGACCCCGTCCGCAACGATCTGTTCACCGCCAGCCGGGGCGCCGGCGCCTATCTGAACGACCGGCGCATCCGCGTGAGCAAGCACCCGAGCCTGGAAGGGGCGCTGATCGGCACCGGCTTCCCCTATTCCCGCAAGGCCCACGCCGACGCCTATCTGGCCATGCTACGGGACGTGATGGCCGTCGCCGCGGGAGTGCGGCGGCCGGGGGCGGCGTCCCTGGATCTCGCCTACGTGGCCGCCGGCTGGTACGACGGCTTTTGGGAGCTGGGGCTGTCCCCCTGGGACATGGCGGCCGGGTGCCTGCTCATCACCGAAGCGGGCGGCCTGGTGGGCGACTTGACGGGCGAGCCCCGCCACATGGAGAGCGGCCACATCGTCGCCGGCAACCCCAAGGTGTTCGTCGAGCTGCTCAAGGTGATCGCGCCCCACCTCACCGAGAAGCTGAAGAACCCCTGA
- the trmJ gene encoding tRNA (cytidine/uridine-2'-O-)-methyltransferase TrmJ, with protein sequence MVLVGTSHPGNIGAAARAMKTMGLTALYLVRPRRFPDPEATAMAAAAADVLEGARQWDSLDEALAGTVLAAGLTARHRELAPQPLTPREAAPELLAFARAGPVAVVFGNEASGLTREELQRCRMVVHIPGNPHYHSLNLAAAVQVMGYELRMALPQAGSLEASPREMARHEDMEHFYAHLERTLLAVGFLEPQRSGRSMRRLRRIFDRARLEKDEVSLLRGILKAVARE encoded by the coding sequence GTGGTGCTCGTGGGCACGAGCCACCCGGGCAATATCGGCGCTGCGGCGCGGGCGATGAAGACCATGGGGCTTACGGCGCTATACCTGGTGCGCCCCCGGCGCTTCCCCGACCCGGAGGCGACCGCTATGGCCGCGGCGGCGGCAGACGTACTGGAGGGGGCACGGCAATGGGACAGCCTAGACGAGGCGCTGGCGGGCACCGTGCTGGCGGCGGGGCTCACCGCCCGCCACCGGGAGCTGGCGCCGCAGCCTTTGACGCCTCGGGAGGCCGCGCCGGAGCTGCTTGCCTTCGCCCGGGCCGGGCCGGTGGCGGTGGTGTTCGGCAACGAGGCGAGCGGGCTCACCCGGGAGGAATTGCAGCGCTGCCGGATGGTGGTGCATATTCCCGGGAACCCCCATTACCACTCCCTGAACCTGGCGGCCGCCGTGCAAGTCATGGGCTACGAGCTGCGTATGGCCTTGCCCCAAGCGGGAAGCCTGGAGGCGAGCCCGCGGGAGATGGCGCGCCACGAGGACATGGAGCATTTCTACGCCCACCTGGAGCGCACCCTTCTCGCCGTCGGCTTCCTGGAACCGCAGCGGTCGGGGCGGTCGATGCGGCGGCTGCGGCGCATCTTCGATCGCGCCCGCCTGGAAAAGGACGAGGTGAGCCTCCTGCGGGGCATCCTCAAGGCGGTGGCCAGGGAATGA